A DNA window from Phragmites australis chromosome 11, lpPhrAust1.1, whole genome shotgun sequence contains the following coding sequences:
- the LOC133885513 gene encoding uncharacterized protein LOC133885513 has product MAAALAASFVGGMARHHRPSDLLHLHDAVVVREERSAVPGGATAQKCTREMLNVAFHELQAEARDAKKPSAAQLHEATLNILRTGACCSSSMPRSSKHCLGSCSHQIGLQRWSS; this is encoded by the exons ATGGCAGCGGCCTTGGCTGCCTCGTTCGTCGGCGGCATGGCGCGCCATCATCGGCCTTCCGACCTCCTTCATTTGCATGATGCGGTAGTCGTCCGTGAGGAACGGAGCGCCGTGCCGGGAGGCGCCACCGCGCAGAAGTGCACCCGCGAGATGCTCAACGTGGCATTCCACGAACTGCAGGCGGAGGCCAGGGACGCTAAGAAGCCCTCCGCGGCCCAGCTGCACGAGGCGACCCTCAATATCTTGCGAACAGGGGCATGCTGCTCAAGCTCAATGCCAAGGAGCAGCAAGCACTGTTTGGGATCTTGTAGTCATCAGATCG GGCTACAGCGATGGAGCTCGTGA